A window of the Nibribacter ruber genome harbors these coding sequences:
- a CDS encoding DUF983 domain-containing protein, translating into MALEHLQAALAMKCPQCHQGPLFTHSAANLSKFDQMPEHCPVCGLRYERELGFYWGAMYMSYGLSVGIVVTVGLLLYHVFNDPPTWVYLTAVATIITVFTPILFRYGRVMMLYFFGSVSFDVKYRKP; encoded by the coding sequence ATGGCGCTAGAGCACCTGCAGGCAGCCCTTGCCATGAAGTGCCCGCAATGCCATCAAGGGCCTCTCTTTACCCATTCTGCCGCCAACCTGAGTAAATTTGACCAGATGCCAGAACATTGCCCGGTTTGTGGTCTCCGTTATGAAAGGGAACTGGGATTTTACTGGGGCGCCATGTATATGAGCTACGGACTATCCGTTGGCATTGTGGTGACGGTGGGTCTGTTGTTGTACCATGTATTCAATGACCCGCCCACGTGGGTTTATTTAACCGCGGTGGCCACCATCATCACCGTTTTTACCCCCATTCTTTTCAGGTACGGCCGGGTCATGATGCTTTACTTTTTTGGAAGCGTTTCCTTTGATGTAAAGTACCGCAAACCCTGA
- a CDS encoding DUF420 domain-containing protein yields the protein MDNTSLPKKDTKYLVLIAILSVVVPLLVTFLLFMPQTGKLGDIDVSFLPQLHAVINSLTAVALVVGYYFIKQQNRRYHRFAMTTAFVLSICFLVSYVLYHYQVAPTPFGGEGTIKMVYYFILLTHIVLAAVIVPLVLLSVYFALSKQYQKHKKVSRWTFPLWLYVSITGVLVYILISPYYPQ from the coding sequence ATGGACAATACCTCTCTTCCCAAGAAGGATACCAAGTACCTGGTTTTGATTGCCATCTTATCAGTGGTGGTACCATTACTGGTTACCTTTCTGTTGTTCATGCCGCAAACGGGCAAGTTAGGTGACATTGATGTATCCTTTTTGCCTCAACTGCACGCAGTAATCAATTCATTGACGGCGGTAGCGCTGGTAGTAGGGTATTACTTTATTAAACAGCAGAACAGAAGGTACCATCGGTTTGCCATGACTACTGCTTTTGTATTGTCTATCTGCTTTTTGGTATCTTATGTGTTGTACCATTATCAGGTAGCACCTACTCCTTTTGGCGGGGAAGGTACTATTAAAATGGTTTACTATTTTATATTGCTAACCCACATAGTATTAGCTGCTGTGATAGTTCCTCTGGTACTATTATCAGTGTATTTTGCGTTATCTAAGCAGTACCAAAAGCACAAGAAAGTATCTAGGTGGACCTTTCCGCTATGGTTGTATGTTTCTATCACGGGGGTGTTGGTGTATATCCTGATTTCGCCTTACTACCCTCAGTAG
- a CDS encoding SCO family protein: MSPKKTLVLGTLLLVPVLVFLFLKMFGVNTFSLRTYFPAKVISTMKDGQMKADTIFYQVPAFQLTSQTGASFSHKNLQDKIYVAHFFDASCQGICKQVSTQLTRVQDAFYAYPEVMIISFSLQPEKDQVKDIEQYAKSFRANPAHWVFLTGSPAFIQSFSPLDSTSAAGKGPDARLDQLYLIDKNRHIRGIYDGAKADEVDRLITEMNVLLNEYKK, translated from the coding sequence ATGAGCCCAAAAAAGACCCTGGTATTGGGTACCTTGCTTTTAGTACCCGTACTAGTGTTTTTGTTTCTTAAAATGTTCGGAGTGAATACTTTTTCACTCCGAACTTATTTTCCGGCCAAGGTGATTTCTACCATGAAAGACGGCCAGATGAAGGCAGATACTATCTTTTACCAGGTGCCTGCCTTTCAACTTACTTCCCAAACTGGCGCCTCCTTCTCTCACAAGAATCTTCAGGATAAAATCTATGTGGCGCACTTCTTTGACGCTTCCTGCCAGGGAATCTGCAAGCAAGTGAGCACTCAACTTACCCGGGTCCAGGATGCTTTTTATGCCTACCCAGAGGTAATGATTATCTCTTTTTCCCTTCAGCCGGAAAAAGATCAGGTAAAAGACATAGAGCAATACGCCAAGAGCTTTAGGGCCAATCCCGCACACTGGGTTTTTCTTACTGGTTCTCCTGCCTTTATTCAATCGTTTTCTCCGTTGGATAGTACTTCTGCTGCTGGGAAAGGACCTGACGCACGCCTTGATCAACTGTATCTTATAGATAAGAACCGGCACATACGGGGCATCTATGATGGTGCCAAGGCAGACGAAGTTGATAGGTTGATCACTGAAATGAACGTACTATTAAACGAGTATAAGAAATAG
- a CDS encoding cytochrome C oxidase subunit IV family protein → MASHSHHNEFEQTGELPKAQTAVIWKTFFILCALTAVEFAFAFLMDPGTFRNSIFIVLTIFKAFYIVGEFMHLKHETKGLIWAVLVPSVLLIWLLVALLVEGTFYGESVFNYFK, encoded by the coding sequence ATGGCTTCACATTCACACCACAATGAGTTTGAGCAGACAGGTGAACTACCTAAGGCACAAACCGCAGTTATCTGGAAGACCTTCTTCATCCTTTGCGCGCTTACGGCAGTAGAATTTGCCTTTGCGTTCTTGATGGACCCAGGTACCTTCCGTAACTCCATCTTTATTGTGCTTACCATCTTTAAAGCATTTTATATAGTGGGGGAATTTATGCACTTAAAGCATGAGACCAAAGGCCTTATTTGGGCTGTTCTGGTTCCTTCTGTATTATTAATCTGGTTATTGGTTGCTTTATTGGTAGAGGGTACTTTCTACGGAGAGTCTGTCTTCAATTACTTCAAATAG